The Gammaproteobacteria bacterium nucleotide sequence ACAATGTAATAGAGGTAGGGTGTCGCTCGTTTAGAAACGCGATTTAGATAGTCTGGATTGCGGGTGAAGCTGCGCCGCTGAGCCTGAATGTGTTGATTGTCCGTGAAGGTGATGCCGTAGCCATGAGGGATGCGCTGCCAGACATCAGTCCAGCCAGGTGTCGGCTGTATGGTTCTTTTGGCTGGCGCAGTGTTGACGACAATGCGGTGCAGTGGCTTAGGAATTTGGCTGTCGGTAATAGGTGTATTGGTGGCAGTTGCGGGTACGCTATTGACCATAGTGCCTGTGTTGGCGTCATTTTCTGGTGCGATTTGGGGTCCGATCAATGGCGAGTAGTTGCTTGTGCAAGCGTAGAGCAAGCAAGCCATGCTGCCTATAATCACTGCCTGATATGGATTTTTTATCAAAAACTTATTGTTTTTTATCATAATAATAAATAATGAGAGCCTTAGACTTGATCCTTCCACTTGCGCAATGCGGTAAATACATCAATCTCTGTTGTGACTGATATATCGGCGTATGCACTGGCGGATTGAGCAATTTCTGGCTCTGTACAACGTAAAAACGGGTTTGTCGCTAATTCCTCGCTCATTATTGACGGTAAACTCGGCTGTTTATTGTTACGCAGGGCTACGATGGACTCAACACGTTGTGCTATCGCTGGGTTGCCAGGCTCAACGGTCTGCGCAAAAGCCAGATTGGCCAGTGTGTACTCGTGAGCACAATAGATTTTGGTATCTTGCGGTAATTTGGCGAGTCTTTGCAAGGAATCAAACATTTGCTTAGCAGTGCCACCTTGCTTGATACGGCCACAGCCGCCAGCGAACATGACATCACCAACGAATACATGGCTTGAAGTATCTAGAGTAGTACGGTCTTCTTGGGTATAAAAAGCCAAATGGCCAAGGGTATGGCC carries:
- the gloB gene encoding hydroxyacylglutathione hydrolase; the protein is MIDVQPIPIFDDNYVWLIRHATQAGGSLDHAVVVDPGDAQPVLTFLEQEKLTLSAVLITHKCFDHVAGIGALIAQHPAPVYGPSVDTIQGVSHPLADNAVITITPLLKFKAMLVPGHTLGHLAFYTQEDRTTLDTSSHVFVGDVMFAGGCGRIKQGGTAKQMFDSLQRLAKLPQDTKIYCAHEYTLANLAFAQTVEPGNPAIAQRVESIVALRNNKQPSLPSIMSEELATNPFLRCTEPEIAQSASAYADISVTTEIDVFTALRKWKDQV